Genomic DNA from Corynebacterium diphtheriae:
TGGATCCGCCCATCGCCATATCAAGAGCCATTGCGTTGATAAAGGCCTTTTTTGTTGCAATGTTTCGCGGTAGAACGGATTCGTCTTCTTCTCCGTAGTAGCGCTGGCATAGGTCTACGACTAGCTTTCCGGCTGTCTCAAAAAGCTCTCGACGTGCGGTGTGCGTTGCTAGGGTTGTGCCATTTCCTGGCAATGAGAGCCCTAGAGCTTCAGTCAAGCAGTTCATTGAATTAGCGGTAAACATTCCTGAGCAAGAACCGCAGGTGGGACATGCAGATTGCTCAATGGATAACAATTGATCATCATTCACGCTGTCTTTGGCTGATGCGGTGATTGCGGTGATCAGATCCGTGGGGGCGTGGGCTATGCCATCTGCTACGACTGCTTTGCCGGCTTCCATCGGTCCACCAGAGACGAAAACAGCTGGAATGTTTAATCGCAAAGCAGCATTGAGCATGCCCGGCGTGATTTTGTCACAGTTTGAGATGCAGACCATGGCGTCCGCTGTGTGTGCATTCACCATGTATTCAACGGAGTCTGCGATGATTTCGCGAGAAGGAAGTGAATAGAGCATTCCGCCGTGTCCCATAGCGATGCCATCGTCAACTGCAATGGTGTTGAATTCTTTGGGAACGCCTCCTGCGGCGCGAACTGCCTCGGCGACAATGTCTCCTACGTTTTTAAGGTGCACGTGACCAGGAACGAATTGGGTATAGGAGTTCACAATAGCCACAATGGGCTTGCCAAACTCATTGTCTTTGGTACCAGTAGCTCGCCAAAGGGCGCGGGCTCCAGCGGCGTTGCGGCCAACAGTGGTTACTCGTGAACGAAGTGGAAACATGATTTCTCGATCCTGTGAAACAGATTCATAGCAGTGCGTAACTTCGACGGAAAGAGCAGGCGGGGTGGTGAGACTCTTCGTTGAAGATAATGGTGAAGCGTAGGGTGACATGCTTCTGCTTTAGGAGGATACCGCCAAGTAACAACGGGGGTACCCCCATCCAGTGAGTGAATCTTACTGCATGGGAAATCATGTCCCATAATCGTGAGGTTTTTGGTGATGGATTGAGGACAGTATGGCCACCATCCCCAGTGGGAAGGCGGCCATACTAGCGGTTAAAGTGTGGAGTTATTTATTCTCTGCTTGGCGTTGTTCGTATTGCTCTTTCGTAAGCATTTCTTGGTATCCATCGCGGTGAACGATCACAATTTTTTCATCTGCCGCCATTTTTCCTTGCGTCAGTGCATCAGGAATTCGGCCACGGGATGCAGTTTCAAGTTGGGGGAGGGAATTAAAAGATACAGCTGGGAGGGGAAAAGACCTGCCATCATTGGTGTGCAGAATTGTCTTTGACCCTTTAAAACTCACTCCCTGAATTTCTTCCCACCGAGCTGCTTTGGTTGCGGCGGCGAGGTAACGAGCTTCGATTCCTGATTCAGACACGGTGGTGGAAGAGCGAAGTACCCACAGGATGAAAA
This window encodes:
- a CDS encoding PH domain-containing protein; the encoded protein is MNSDTTVVFRPERTHLLAAGVMLAIMLLVIGARPALLFWLPIIPLVFILWVLRSSTTVSESGIEARYLAAATKAARWEEIQGVSFKGSKTILHTNDGRSFPLPAVSFNSLPQLETASRGRIPDALTQGKMAADEKIVIVHRDGYQEMLTKEQYEQRQAENK